One genomic window of Hydra vulgaris chromosome 03, alternate assembly HydraT2T_AEP includes the following:
- the LOC136078361 gene encoding uncharacterized protein LOC136078361, whose amino-acid sequence MLLIQLFPWSLGGSRYWEFTVFFKMIKAIVVRYLGEIKIVLASNSNIADFLNNASKKFGDSDISGIMWNGCEVDSETFVAILNEQNLEVEVASLAKNNELSIFVQS is encoded by the exons atgctGCTGATTCAACTATTTCCTTGGTCCCTTGGAGGCTCAAGATATTGGGAGTTCACTGTATTT TTCAAAATGATAAAGGCTATTGTTGTCAGGTATCTtggtgaaataaaaattgttcttgCTAGTAATAGCAATATTGCagactttttaaataatg CTTCTAAGAAGTTTGGTGACAGTGATATAAGTGGCATCATGTGGAATGGATGTGAAGTTGATTCTGAAACATTTGTTGCcattttaaatgaacaaaatctGGAAGTGGAAGTTGCATCCTTAGCAAAAAATAATGAGCTCAGCATTTTTGTTCAAAGTTGA